A section of the Candidatus Tectomicrobia bacterium genome encodes:
- the gatC gene encoding Asp-tRNA(Asn)/Glu-tRNA(Gln) amidotransferase subunit GatC has translation MAISRQDVLHVSRLARLRLSEAEVEKFTAQLGNILDYISKLNELDTRDVPPTSHALDLANVFREDEVADPPVENLEGMAPSFYKGHFRVPKVIE, from the coding sequence ATGGCGATTTCCCGGCAGGATGTCCTTCACGTCTCGCGGCTGGCGCGCCTCCGGCTCTCCGAGGCCGAGGTGGAGAAGTTCACCGCCCAGCTCGGGAACATCCTGGACTACATCTCCAAGCTGAACGAGCTCGACACGCGGGACGTTCCCCCCACCTCCCACGCGCTGGACCTCGCCAATGTATTTCGCGAGGACGAGGTCGCCGACCCGCCCGTCGAGAACCTGGAGGGGATGGCCCCGAGCTTCTACAAGGGCCATTTCCGCGTCCCCAAAGTCATCGAATAG
- a CDS encoding menaquinone biosynthesis decarboxylase produces the protein MYSSLADFVQALERAGELRRVKVPVAVELEISEIADRCVKDGGPALLFERPVAPDGKEYSIPVLINAYASDKRMHLALGVDSMDAVAEEIAELLEIKPPEGLIEKVKMLPKLARMASFSPRAVSSAPCQEVIETGRPDLFSIPAIKCWPGDGGRYITFGHIYSRNPRTGRRNVGLYRVQLFDEKTAGMHMHLHHDGAQNFLESTKLGRRMEMAIALGGDPVLLYAASAPLPPGIDEMNLAGFLRRRSVEMVRCRTVNVEVPADSDIVVEGYLDPGELRREGPFGDHTGWYSLADDYPVFHVTAITRRRSPIYPTTIVGKPPMEDYWLGKATGRVFLPLMKMQLPEIVDVHMPPEGVFHNMVIVSIRKSYPYHARKVMYALWGMGQMALAKVIVIVDEDVDVHNVSEVAWKVLGSIDPRRDLVFVDGPVDALEHASFLPHVGSKVGVDGTKKWASEGFAREWPGEIVMSEEIRERVARRWREYGLGG, from the coding sequence ATGTATTCCTCCCTCGCCGATTTCGTGCAGGCCCTGGAGCGCGCAGGGGAGCTGCGCCGGGTGAAGGTGCCGGTGGCGGTCGAGCTCGAGATCAGCGAGATCGCCGACCGCTGCGTGAAGGATGGCGGCCCCGCGCTCCTGTTCGAGCGCCCGGTCGCGCCGGACGGGAAGGAGTACTCCATCCCGGTCCTCATCAACGCCTACGCCTCCGACAAGCGGATGCACCTGGCGCTGGGCGTGGACAGCATGGACGCGGTGGCCGAGGAGATCGCCGAGCTCCTCGAGATCAAGCCTCCCGAGGGGCTGATCGAGAAAGTGAAGATGCTGCCCAAGCTGGCGCGCATGGCTTCCTTCTCGCCCAGGGCGGTGAGTTCCGCCCCCTGCCAGGAGGTGATCGAAACCGGGCGGCCCGATCTCTTCTCCATCCCCGCGATCAAGTGCTGGCCCGGGGACGGAGGCCGCTACATCACCTTCGGCCACATCTACTCGCGCAACCCCCGCACCGGCCGCCGCAACGTGGGCCTCTACCGCGTGCAGCTCTTCGACGAGAAGACGGCCGGGATGCACATGCACCTCCACCACGACGGGGCGCAGAACTTCCTGGAGAGTACCAAGCTGGGACGACGGATGGAGATGGCCATCGCCCTGGGGGGCGATCCGGTGCTCCTCTACGCGGCGAGCGCGCCGCTCCCCCCGGGGATCGACGAGATGAACCTGGCCGGCTTCCTCCGGCGGCGGAGCGTCGAGATGGTGAGGTGCCGGACGGTGAACGTCGAGGTCCCGGCGGACTCCGACATCGTGGTGGAGGGCTACCTCGATCCGGGCGAGCTGCGGCGCGAGGGGCCCTTCGGGGACCACACCGGCTGGTACTCCCTCGCGGACGATTATCCCGTCTTCCACGTCACGGCCATCACCCGGCGGCGGAGCCCCATCTATCCCACCACCATCGTCGGCAAGCCCCCGATGGAGGACTACTGGCTGGGGAAGGCCACGGGGCGCGTCTTCCTGCCCCTGATGAAGATGCAGCTCCCCGAGATCGTGGACGTGCACATGCCCCCCGAGGGAGTGTTCCACAACATGGTCATCGTCTCCATCCGCAAGTCCTACCCCTACCACGCGCGGAAGGTGATGTACGCCCTGTGGGGGATGGGGCAGATGGCGCTGGCCAAGGTGATCGTCATCGTGGACGAGGACGTGGACGTCCACAACGTGAGCGAGGTGGCCTGGAAGGTGCTCGGGAGCATCGACCCGCGGCGCGACCTCGTCTTCGTGGACGGCCCCGTGGACGCGCTGGAGCACGCCTCGTTCCTCCCCCACGTGGGCAGCAAGGTGGGGGTGGATGGCACCAAGAAGTGGGCCTCGGAGGGCTTCGCGCGGGAGTGGCCGGGCGAGATCGTGATGAGTGAGGAGATTCGGGAGCGGGTGGCCCGGCGCTGGCGGGAGTACGGCCTTGGCGGCTGA